From a single Nicotiana tomentosiformis chromosome 2, ASM39032v3, whole genome shotgun sequence genomic region:
- the LOC138905534 gene encoding secreted RxLR effector protein 161-like — protein sequence MEDSKEIDTPIATATKLDMDELGSSVDQKLYRGMIGSLLYLAASRPDIVFNVGRCARFQANPKESHLTAVKRILRYLKGTTDLCLLYPKGSNFNLVRYADADYAGFFVDRKSTSGMAHFLGSCLVSLATKKQNFVALSTAEAEYVAAASCCAQLLWIK from the coding sequence atggaagattccaaagaaattgacactcctattgcaacagctacaaagttggatatggaTGAACTTGGTTCATCTgtcgatcagaagttgtataggggaatgattggctcattgttgtatctcgctgctagtagacctgacattgttttcaatGTAGGCcgttgtgcaagatttcaggcaaatccaaaagagtctcacttgactgctgtcaaaagaattttgagatatctaaaaggcaccaccGATCTTTGTCTTTTGTATCCAAagggtagtaatttcaatcttgtgagatatgctgatgctgattatgcagggttttttgtggatagaaagagcacctcgggtatggcacactttcttggctcatgccTTGTGTCTTTGGCCACTAAAAAGCAGAATtttgtggccttatctactgctgaggcTGAGTATGTGGCTGcagcctcatgttgtgctcaactatTGTGGATTAAATAG
- the LOC104085958 gene encoding DNA repair protein UVH3 isoform X2: MAWLQRTMIRKHWMRSSIQAEEDWNFADDASTSCAGNPAENDNTDEDEEMILPAMQGKVDPSVLAALPPSMQLDLLGQMRERLMAENRQKYQKVKKVPEKFSELQIQAYLKTVAFRREIDEVQKSAAGRGIGGVRTKRIASEANREFIFSSSFTGDKDVLASAGEDHTRKKPSEVQTENSLPNSATASDAATKKSSVLESIVTEPGSAFNDDVETYLDERGHLRVSRLRAMGVRMTRDLQRNLDMIKEIEEESLSRNKDFSDVPTVSDTAVHSPGNVSDTIPQLNSSNPDNDGKVCSNNKSEESELKSGTSIQISFEDNFAHDCANDDDDIFAHLVAGDPAMEFSIDHSLSKKQSLDSASDVEWEEGVIEEKYDLLSNNSQGESQATLEKDGIDDEVEVEWEEECVDICKEPSLFPFDSRIASKGALEEEANYQEAVRRSLEDLRDHRCIDKSHENEMSEEAVQMVTQGIIIGSDGQDNNCPKSYEILQQKELPSEIQTAHLHDTVHETDIAEGNNCLGNQLGEQFQANSGYRNMQIEEATDQADRNLHCDIRMGPTAPLDGSEVSMIRKKIADTTVEVSSNTKSAPDVTSIEQARFNELPNARTSDAQQYESGAASHHYTHESTELAKAFTEGFISDTNSAQKLDDEGTCDDPLLEGKDLFGNLDSAGSKEDQKVMMTSLEEEMHVLDKEREKLGDEQRKLERNAESVSSEMFAECQELLQMFGLPYIIAPMEAEAQCAYMELTNLVDGVVTDDSDAFLFGARNVYKNIFDDRKYVETYFMKDVENELGLDREKIIRMALFLGSDYTEGVSGIGIVNAIEVLNAFPEEDGLQKFREWVESPDPSILGGLDAQASSSTRKRGSEVGDPDMSCSSSNVEGNSASDENVKSEDRVQKLKQIFMNKHRNISKNWHIPSSFPSDAVISAYASPRVDKSTEPFAWGKPDVSVLRKVCWEKFGWSSQKADELLVPVLKEYNKHETQLRLEAFYTFNERFAKIRSKRIKKAVKHMTGNKSMNLMDASVQDAPGTFKKRELKFNNVEEEKIEDPLMGLESAGADYEETKTKRSVGKQSRKRKGEHLQPEHLEPPEGSGSKQNTNKKSSGGIGGGRKTARSAGKASKKSCSRSFKTSSEGGKDNDIEQQSQIEKLEKPKQARRSERHRKIVNYSEVRDDDSDKVDKDDGDSTTDKLERRESGADVGIAERCPDDSSNMTENDVSNDYCPEGLSNPETSADVDTGGAEMESAVQPSFGEMDDPVPGDLLSNEYLKMGGGFCLEEDDGAMEHEINASSPILSVECSDINNSSQLLGDEICGTASNQFVSSPSAKTSKKQCDARIGASENEQDLDNATNSTCHKVSSYQENTEDNDYVLGSVFLRAMPNLRKRKKNS, encoded by the exons ATGGCTTGGCTGCAGAGAACTATGATAAGGAAGCACTGGATGAGAT CTTCTATTCAAGCAGAGGAAGACTGGAATTTTGCTGATGATGCATCAACATCTTGTGCTGGGAATCCTGCTGAAAATGATAACACCGATGAAGACGAAGAGATGATACTG CCAGCAATGCAAGGAAAAGTTGATCCTTCTGTTTTAGCTGCTTTACCTCCATCGATGCAGCTTGATCTTCTTGGTCAG ATGAGGGAGAGATTGATGGCAGAGAACAGACAAAAGTATCAGAAGGTCAAGAAG GTTCCTGAAAAGTTCTCAGAACTGCAAATACAAGCTTATCTGAAAACTGTTGCTTTCCGACGCGAGATAGATGAAGTGCAGAAATCTGCTGCTGGAAGGGGAATAGGTGGTGTGCGGACTAAAAGGATTGCTTCTGAAGCAAATAGGGAATTTATTTTCTCCTCATCGTTTACTGGGGACAAAGA TGTCCTTGCGTCTGCTGGGGAAGATCACACCAGAAAGAAGCCAAGTGAAGTACAAACAGAAAATAGTTTGCCAAATTCTGCAACTGCAAGTGATGCTGCAACAAAGAAATCTAGTGTGCTAGAATCAATCGTGACTGAACCTGGAAGTGCATTTAATGATGACGTGGAGACGTATCTGGATGAGAGGGGTCATCTTCGAGTCAGCAGACTGAGAGCCATGGGTGTTCGTATGACTCGAGATTTACAGAGAAATTTAGATATGATTAAAGAGATTGAGGAAGAGAGTCTGTCCAGAAACAAAGATTTTAGTGATGTGCCTACTGTCAGTGACACTGCTGTACATTCCCCTGGAAATGTATCTGATACAATTCCGCAGCTGAACTCATCCAATCCAGATAATGATGGGAAGGTTTGTTCAAACAACAAAAGTGAAGAGTCTGAGTTGAAAAGCGGGACTTCAATTCAGATATCTTTTGAAGATAATTTTGCACATGATTGTgccaatgatgatgatgatatattTGCACATTTAGTGGCAGGTGATCCAGCGATGGAATTTTCTATTGATCATTCCCTCTCAAAAAAGCAGTCTCTGGATTCTGCTTCGGATGTTGAGTGGGaggaaggagtgattgaagagaAATATGACTTGCTAAGCAATAACTCTCAAGGGGAAAGCCAGGCTACACTGGAGAAAGATGGCATAGATGATGAGGTTGAAGTAGAATGGGAAGAAGAATGTGTAGATATTTGCAAGGAGCCTTCCTTATTTCCATTTGATTCAAGAATTGCTTCTAAAGGTGCTTTGGAAGAAGAAGCGAATTATCAGGAAGCAGTAAGGAGGAGTCTTGAGGATTTGAGAGATCATAGGTGCATAGATAAATCTCATGAGAATGAGATGTCTGAAGAAGCTGTTCAAATGGTTACTCAGGGTATAATTATTGGATCTGATGGTCAAGATAACAATTGTCCAAAGTCGTATGAAATTCTTCAACAGAAAGAATTACCATCTGAAATTCAGACTGCGCACTTGCATGATACTGTACATGAGACGGATATTGCGGAGGGTAATAACTGTTTGGGAAACCAGTTAGGGGAACAATTTCAAGCTAATTCTGGTTATAGAAATATGCAGATTGAAGAAGCAACCGATCAAGCTGACAGAAATTTGCATTGTGATATACGTATGGGGCCGACTGCTCCTCTTGATGGGTCAGAGGTTAGCATGATTAGGAAGAAGATAGCTGATACCACTGTTGAAGTTTCGAGTAACACAAAAAGTGCGCCAGATGTTACTTCTATAGAACAAGCAAGATTTAACGAATTGCCCAATGCAAGAACCTCTGATGCTCAACAATATGAATCTGGAGCTGCCTCACATCATTATACACATGAGTCCACAGAACTCGCCAAAGCTTTCACGGAGGGTTTCATAAGTGATACAAATAGTGCACAAAAACTAGATGATGAAGGTACTTGTGATGACCCATTATTGGAAGGGAAGGATCTCTTTGGCAATTTGGATTCTGCAGGTAGCAAAGAAGATCAAAAGGTTATGATGACTAGTTTGGAGGAGGAGATGCATGTGTTGGATAAAGAGCGTGAAAAACTAGGAGATGAGCAGAGAAAGCTTGAGCGTAATGCAGAGTCTGTAAGCTCTGAAATGTTTGCAGAGTGCCAG GAGTTGCTTCAAATGTTTGGCTTGCCATATATAATAGCTCCAATGGAAGCTGAAGCTCAGTGTGCTTACATGGAACTTACAAATCTTGTTGATGGTGTGGTTACTGATGACTCTGATGCGTTCTTGTTTGGTGCTCGAAATGTGTACAAGAACATATTTGATGATCGCAAATATGTGGAGACATACTTTATGAAG GATGTGGAGAATGAGCTTGGGTTGGATAGAGAAAAAATAATTCGTATGGCATTGTTCCTTGGGAGCGATTATACTGAAGGAGTGAG TGGGATTGGTATTGTTAATGCCATTGAAGTTCTAAATGCATTTCCTGAGGAAGACGGTCTTCAGAAATTTCGGGAGTGGGTGGAATCGCCAGATCCGTCCATTCTTGGGGGGCTTGATGCACAGGCAAGTTCCAGCACTAGGAAGAGAGGGAGTGAAGTTGGTGATCCTGATATGAGTTGCTCAAGCAGCAATGTGGAAGGCAATTCCGCGTCTGATGAAAATGTCAAGTCTGAGGATAGAGTTCAAAAGTTGAAGCAGATTTTCATGAATAAACAT AGAAATATTAGTAAAAACTGGCATATTCCTTCCTCGTTTCCGAGTGATGCTGTGATTTCAGCATATGCTTCTCCACGGGTTGACAAGTCAACAGAGCCTTTTGCATGGGGGAAGCCTGATGTTTCTGTGCTTCGCAA AGTTTGTTGGGAGAAATTCGGTTGGAGCAGCCAGAAGGCAGATGAATTGCTAGTACCGGTTCTGAAAGAGTACAACAAACATGAG ACACAACTTCGACTGGAAGCCTTCTACACTTTCAATGAGAGATTTGCAAAAATTCGTAGCAAGAGGATAAAAAAGGCTGTTAAACATATGACAGGAAACAAATCCATGaatttaatggatgcaagtgtaCAAGATGCTCCTGGCACCTTTAAAAAAAGAGAATTAAAATTTAATAATGTGGAGGAGGAAAAGATAGAGGATCCTTTGATGGGACTAGAGTCTGCTGGTGCTGATTATGAGGAGACTAAAACAAAAAGATCAGTTGGAAAGCAGTCAAGAAAAAGGAAAGGAGAGCATTTGCAGCCTGAACATTTGGAGCCACCAGAGGGATCAGGAAGCAAGCAAAACACCAATAAGAAATCTAGTGGTGGTATAGGAGGAGGAAGGAAAACAGCTCGATCTGCGGGGAAGGCAAGTAAGAAATCCTGTTCCAGATCCTTCAAAACAAGCTCTGAGGGGGGAAAAGATAATGATATAGAGCAACAATCACAAATTGAGAAGCTTGAAAAGCCAAAGCAAGCAAGAAGA TCAGAGCGTCATCGGAAAATAGTAAATTACAGTGAGGTAAGAGATGATGACTCTGATAAAGTTGACAAAGATGATGGAGATTCTACTACTGACAAGTTGGAAAGGAGAGAATCAGGAGCAGATGTGGGCATAGCTGAGCGTTGTCCTGATGATTCTAGCAACATGACTGAGAATGATGTAAGTAATGATTACTGTCCAGAAGGACTGTCAAACCCTGAAACAAGTGCTGATGTTGACACGGGTGGGGCAGAGATGGAATCCGCTGTTCAGCCAAGTTTTGGTGAAATGGACGATCCTGTTCCTGGGGATCTTTTGTCTAATGAGTACCTTAAAATGGGGGGTGGGTTTTGCTTAGAGGAAGATGATGGAGCTATGGAGCATGAGATAAATGCGTCTAGTCCTATCCTATCAGTTGAGTGTTCTGATATTAATAATTCCTCTCAGCTTTTGGGAGATGAGATTTGTGGTACTGCTTCAAACCAGTTTGTTTCTAGCCCCTCAGCGAAAACAAGTAAGAAGCAATGTGATGCAAGGATAGGTGCATCTGAAAACGAGCAAGATTTAGACAACGCGACTAATAGTACTTGTCACAAGGTATCATCGTACCAAGAAAATACGGAGGACAATGATTATGTTCTTGGTTCGGTGTTTCTTCGTGCAATGCCAAATTTGAGGAAGCGGAAGAAGAATAGCTGA
- the LOC104085958 gene encoding DNA repair protein UVH3 isoform X1: protein MGVQGLWDLLAPVGRRVSVETLAGKKLAIDASIWIIQFMKAMRDEKGEMVRNAHILGFFRRICKLLYLRTKPVFVFDGGTPALKRRTVIARRRQRENAQAKIRKTAEKLLLNHLKAMRLKELAGDLENQRKQNDAKGKKVSSEATGTVKNVAEGNGLAAENYDKEALDEMLAASIQAEEDWNFADDASTSCAGNPAENDNTDEDEEMILPAMQGKVDPSVLAALPPSMQLDLLGQMRERLMAENRQKYQKVKKVPEKFSELQIQAYLKTVAFRREIDEVQKSAAGRGIGGVRTKRIASEANREFIFSSSFTGDKDVLASAGEDHTRKKPSEVQTENSLPNSATASDAATKKSSVLESIVTEPGSAFNDDVETYLDERGHLRVSRLRAMGVRMTRDLQRNLDMIKEIEEESLSRNKDFSDVPTVSDTAVHSPGNVSDTIPQLNSSNPDNDGKVCSNNKSEESELKSGTSIQISFEDNFAHDCANDDDDIFAHLVAGDPAMEFSIDHSLSKKQSLDSASDVEWEEGVIEEKYDLLSNNSQGESQATLEKDGIDDEVEVEWEEECVDICKEPSLFPFDSRIASKGALEEEANYQEAVRRSLEDLRDHRCIDKSHENEMSEEAVQMVTQGIIIGSDGQDNNCPKSYEILQQKELPSEIQTAHLHDTVHETDIAEGNNCLGNQLGEQFQANSGYRNMQIEEATDQADRNLHCDIRMGPTAPLDGSEVSMIRKKIADTTVEVSSNTKSAPDVTSIEQARFNELPNARTSDAQQYESGAASHHYTHESTELAKAFTEGFISDTNSAQKLDDEGTCDDPLLEGKDLFGNLDSAGSKEDQKVMMTSLEEEMHVLDKEREKLGDEQRKLERNAESVSSEMFAECQELLQMFGLPYIIAPMEAEAQCAYMELTNLVDGVVTDDSDAFLFGARNVYKNIFDDRKYVETYFMKDVENELGLDREKIIRMALFLGSDYTEGVSGIGIVNAIEVLNAFPEEDGLQKFREWVESPDPSILGGLDAQASSSTRKRGSEVGDPDMSCSSSNVEGNSASDENVKSEDRVQKLKQIFMNKHRNISKNWHIPSSFPSDAVISAYASPRVDKSTEPFAWGKPDVSVLRKVCWEKFGWSSQKADELLVPVLKEYNKHETQLRLEAFYTFNERFAKIRSKRIKKAVKHMTGNKSMNLMDASVQDAPGTFKKRELKFNNVEEEKIEDPLMGLESAGADYEETKTKRSVGKQSRKRKGEHLQPEHLEPPEGSGSKQNTNKKSSGGIGGGRKTARSAGKASKKSCSRSFKTSSEGGKDNDIEQQSQIEKLEKPKQARRSERHRKIVNYSEVRDDDSDKVDKDDGDSTTDKLERRESGADVGIAERCPDDSSNMTENDVSNDYCPEGLSNPETSADVDTGGAEMESAVQPSFGEMDDPVPGDLLSNEYLKMGGGFCLEEDDGAMEHEINASSPILSVECSDINNSSQLLGDEICGTASNQFVSSPSAKTSKKQCDARIGASENEQDLDNATNSTCHKVSSYQENTEDNDYVLGSVFLRAMPNLRKRKKNS from the exons ATGGGTGTTCAAGGTCTCTGGGATCTCCTGGCCCCCGTGGGTCGCCGCGTCTCCGTCGAAACCCTCGCGGGAAAAAAACTAGCAATCG ATGCGAGTATATGGATTATACAATTTATGAAAGCAATGCGAGATGAAAAGGGGGAGATGGTGCGGAATGCTCATATTTTGGGATTTTTCCGTCGAATTTGCAAGTTACTCTACCTTCGGACCAAGCCAGTATTTGTATTTGACGGTGGCACACCTGCCCTCAAGCGTAGAACGGTGATCGCGCGTCGCCGCCAGCGGGAAAATGCTCAGGCCAAGATTAGAAAAACTGCTGAAAAATTGCTCCTTAATCAT CTTAAGGCAATGAGGCTGAAAGAGCTGGCTGGGGATTTGGAGAACCAGAGGAAGCAGAATGATGCAAAGGGTAAAAAGGTTAGCTCAGAAGCAACTGGAACTGTGAAGAACGTGGCCGAAGGAAATGGCTTGGCTGCAGAGAACTATGATAAGGAAGCACTGGATGAGAT GTTGGCAGCTTCTATTCAAGCAGAGGAAGACTGGAATTTTGCTGATGATGCATCAACATCTTGTGCTGGGAATCCTGCTGAAAATGATAACACCGATGAAGACGAAGAGATGATACTG CCAGCAATGCAAGGAAAAGTTGATCCTTCTGTTTTAGCTGCTTTACCTCCATCGATGCAGCTTGATCTTCTTGGTCAG ATGAGGGAGAGATTGATGGCAGAGAACAGACAAAAGTATCAGAAGGTCAAGAAG GTTCCTGAAAAGTTCTCAGAACTGCAAATACAAGCTTATCTGAAAACTGTTGCTTTCCGACGCGAGATAGATGAAGTGCAGAAATCTGCTGCTGGAAGGGGAATAGGTGGTGTGCGGACTAAAAGGATTGCTTCTGAAGCAAATAGGGAATTTATTTTCTCCTCATCGTTTACTGGGGACAAAGA TGTCCTTGCGTCTGCTGGGGAAGATCACACCAGAAAGAAGCCAAGTGAAGTACAAACAGAAAATAGTTTGCCAAATTCTGCAACTGCAAGTGATGCTGCAACAAAGAAATCTAGTGTGCTAGAATCAATCGTGACTGAACCTGGAAGTGCATTTAATGATGACGTGGAGACGTATCTGGATGAGAGGGGTCATCTTCGAGTCAGCAGACTGAGAGCCATGGGTGTTCGTATGACTCGAGATTTACAGAGAAATTTAGATATGATTAAAGAGATTGAGGAAGAGAGTCTGTCCAGAAACAAAGATTTTAGTGATGTGCCTACTGTCAGTGACACTGCTGTACATTCCCCTGGAAATGTATCTGATACAATTCCGCAGCTGAACTCATCCAATCCAGATAATGATGGGAAGGTTTGTTCAAACAACAAAAGTGAAGAGTCTGAGTTGAAAAGCGGGACTTCAATTCAGATATCTTTTGAAGATAATTTTGCACATGATTGTgccaatgatgatgatgatatattTGCACATTTAGTGGCAGGTGATCCAGCGATGGAATTTTCTATTGATCATTCCCTCTCAAAAAAGCAGTCTCTGGATTCTGCTTCGGATGTTGAGTGGGaggaaggagtgattgaagagaAATATGACTTGCTAAGCAATAACTCTCAAGGGGAAAGCCAGGCTACACTGGAGAAAGATGGCATAGATGATGAGGTTGAAGTAGAATGGGAAGAAGAATGTGTAGATATTTGCAAGGAGCCTTCCTTATTTCCATTTGATTCAAGAATTGCTTCTAAAGGTGCTTTGGAAGAAGAAGCGAATTATCAGGAAGCAGTAAGGAGGAGTCTTGAGGATTTGAGAGATCATAGGTGCATAGATAAATCTCATGAGAATGAGATGTCTGAAGAAGCTGTTCAAATGGTTACTCAGGGTATAATTATTGGATCTGATGGTCAAGATAACAATTGTCCAAAGTCGTATGAAATTCTTCAACAGAAAGAATTACCATCTGAAATTCAGACTGCGCACTTGCATGATACTGTACATGAGACGGATATTGCGGAGGGTAATAACTGTTTGGGAAACCAGTTAGGGGAACAATTTCAAGCTAATTCTGGTTATAGAAATATGCAGATTGAAGAAGCAACCGATCAAGCTGACAGAAATTTGCATTGTGATATACGTATGGGGCCGACTGCTCCTCTTGATGGGTCAGAGGTTAGCATGATTAGGAAGAAGATAGCTGATACCACTGTTGAAGTTTCGAGTAACACAAAAAGTGCGCCAGATGTTACTTCTATAGAACAAGCAAGATTTAACGAATTGCCCAATGCAAGAACCTCTGATGCTCAACAATATGAATCTGGAGCTGCCTCACATCATTATACACATGAGTCCACAGAACTCGCCAAAGCTTTCACGGAGGGTTTCATAAGTGATACAAATAGTGCACAAAAACTAGATGATGAAGGTACTTGTGATGACCCATTATTGGAAGGGAAGGATCTCTTTGGCAATTTGGATTCTGCAGGTAGCAAAGAAGATCAAAAGGTTATGATGACTAGTTTGGAGGAGGAGATGCATGTGTTGGATAAAGAGCGTGAAAAACTAGGAGATGAGCAGAGAAAGCTTGAGCGTAATGCAGAGTCTGTAAGCTCTGAAATGTTTGCAGAGTGCCAG GAGTTGCTTCAAATGTTTGGCTTGCCATATATAATAGCTCCAATGGAAGCTGAAGCTCAGTGTGCTTACATGGAACTTACAAATCTTGTTGATGGTGTGGTTACTGATGACTCTGATGCGTTCTTGTTTGGTGCTCGAAATGTGTACAAGAACATATTTGATGATCGCAAATATGTGGAGACATACTTTATGAAG GATGTGGAGAATGAGCTTGGGTTGGATAGAGAAAAAATAATTCGTATGGCATTGTTCCTTGGGAGCGATTATACTGAAGGAGTGAG TGGGATTGGTATTGTTAATGCCATTGAAGTTCTAAATGCATTTCCTGAGGAAGACGGTCTTCAGAAATTTCGGGAGTGGGTGGAATCGCCAGATCCGTCCATTCTTGGGGGGCTTGATGCACAGGCAAGTTCCAGCACTAGGAAGAGAGGGAGTGAAGTTGGTGATCCTGATATGAGTTGCTCAAGCAGCAATGTGGAAGGCAATTCCGCGTCTGATGAAAATGTCAAGTCTGAGGATAGAGTTCAAAAGTTGAAGCAGATTTTCATGAATAAACAT AGAAATATTAGTAAAAACTGGCATATTCCTTCCTCGTTTCCGAGTGATGCTGTGATTTCAGCATATGCTTCTCCACGGGTTGACAAGTCAACAGAGCCTTTTGCATGGGGGAAGCCTGATGTTTCTGTGCTTCGCAA AGTTTGTTGGGAGAAATTCGGTTGGAGCAGCCAGAAGGCAGATGAATTGCTAGTACCGGTTCTGAAAGAGTACAACAAACATGAG ACACAACTTCGACTGGAAGCCTTCTACACTTTCAATGAGAGATTTGCAAAAATTCGTAGCAAGAGGATAAAAAAGGCTGTTAAACATATGACAGGAAACAAATCCATGaatttaatggatgcaagtgtaCAAGATGCTCCTGGCACCTTTAAAAAAAGAGAATTAAAATTTAATAATGTGGAGGAGGAAAAGATAGAGGATCCTTTGATGGGACTAGAGTCTGCTGGTGCTGATTATGAGGAGACTAAAACAAAAAGATCAGTTGGAAAGCAGTCAAGAAAAAGGAAAGGAGAGCATTTGCAGCCTGAACATTTGGAGCCACCAGAGGGATCAGGAAGCAAGCAAAACACCAATAAGAAATCTAGTGGTGGTATAGGAGGAGGAAGGAAAACAGCTCGATCTGCGGGGAAGGCAAGTAAGAAATCCTGTTCCAGATCCTTCAAAACAAGCTCTGAGGGGGGAAAAGATAATGATATAGAGCAACAATCACAAATTGAGAAGCTTGAAAAGCCAAAGCAAGCAAGAAGA TCAGAGCGTCATCGGAAAATAGTAAATTACAGTGAGGTAAGAGATGATGACTCTGATAAAGTTGACAAAGATGATGGAGATTCTACTACTGACAAGTTGGAAAGGAGAGAATCAGGAGCAGATGTGGGCATAGCTGAGCGTTGTCCTGATGATTCTAGCAACATGACTGAGAATGATGTAAGTAATGATTACTGTCCAGAAGGACTGTCAAACCCTGAAACAAGTGCTGATGTTGACACGGGTGGGGCAGAGATGGAATCCGCTGTTCAGCCAAGTTTTGGTGAAATGGACGATCCTGTTCCTGGGGATCTTTTGTCTAATGAGTACCTTAAAATGGGGGGTGGGTTTTGCTTAGAGGAAGATGATGGAGCTATGGAGCATGAGATAAATGCGTCTAGTCCTATCCTATCAGTTGAGTGTTCTGATATTAATAATTCCTCTCAGCTTTTGGGAGATGAGATTTGTGGTACTGCTTCAAACCAGTTTGTTTCTAGCCCCTCAGCGAAAACAAGTAAGAAGCAATGTGATGCAAGGATAGGTGCATCTGAAAACGAGCAAGATTTAGACAACGCGACTAATAGTACTTGTCACAAGGTATCATCGTACCAAGAAAATACGGAGGACAATGATTATGTTCTTGGTTCGGTGTTTCTTCGTGCAATGCCAAATTTGAGGAAGCGGAAGAAGAATAGCTGA
- the LOC104085957 gene encoding uncharacterized protein isoform X2 gives MGDEKDAFYVVRKGDVIGVYKSLSDLQALLRSSVGEPVISVFKGYRLAKESEEYLASHGLKNAMYSIDSSDVRDDLFGILVPCPFRQPGSSKDKPIGKNYQEKSMQLAVVPSASFSAAAQQKHAKLDNFLEDPPISTYCLTCILEFDGASKGNPGLAGAGAVLRAADGSMVFRLREGLGVATNNVAEYRGVILGLKYALEKGFKHIRVQGDSKLVCMQTQGIWKCKNQNMAELCKIVKELKDQFMSFQISHIEREFNTEADAQANLAVYLKNGETQVECDMK, from the exons ATGGGAGATGAAAAGGATGCTTTTTATGTTGTTCGTAAGGGGGACGTCATTGGGGTTTATAAGAGCTTGAGCGATCTCCAAGCACTTCTCCGATCTTCT GTTGGTGAACCTGTCATAAGTGTTTTTAAAGGGTATCGCCTGGCTAAAGAATCCGAAGAGTATCTTGCCTCACATGGACTTAAAAATGCAATGTATTCTATTGATTCCAGCGACGTCCGAGATGATCTTTTTGGCATACTTGTCCCCTGTCCTTTTCGG CAACCAGGTTCTTCCAAAGATAAACCTATTGGGAAGAATTATCAGGAAAAGAGTATGCAG TTAGCCGTGGTTCCATCAGCTTCTTTTTCAGCTGCTGCTCAGCAAAAGCATGCCAAATTGGACAATTTCCTTGAAGATCCCCCAATATCTACTTATTGT CTTACATGCATTCTTGAGTTTGATGGTGCTTCAAAGGGAAACCCTGGACTAGCTGGTGCAGGGGCTGTTCTGCGAGCAGCAGATGGAAGTATG GTTTTCCGGCTGCGTGAAGGTTTGGGTGTTGCAACTAATAATGTTGCTGAATACAGAGGTGTAATCTTAGGCCTGAAATATGCACTTGAGAAAGGTTTTAAACACATTCGAGTTCAAGGAGACTCAAAACTTGTCTGCATGCAG ACTCAGGGAATCTGGAAATGTAAGAACCAAAACATGGCAGAACTGTGCAAGATCGTCAAAGAGCTTAAAGATCAGTTTATGTCTTTCCAGATCAGCCATATAGAAAGA GAATTCAACACTGAAGCTGATGCCCAGGCAAATCTAGCGGTGTATCTTAAGA ATGGTGAAACTCAAGTGGAATGTGACATGAAGTAA
- the LOC104085957 gene encoding uncharacterized protein isoform X1: MGDEKDAFYVVRKGDVIGVYKSLSDLQALLRSSVGEPVISVFKGYRLAKESEEYLASHGLKNAMYSIDSSDVRDDLFGILVPCPFRQPGSSKDKPIGKNYQEKSMQLAVVPSASFSAAAQQKHAKLDNFLEDPPISTYCFPDMQLTCILEFDGASKGNPGLAGAGAVLRAADGSMVFRLREGLGVATNNVAEYRGVILGLKYALEKGFKHIRVQGDSKLVCMQTQGIWKCKNQNMAELCKIVKELKDQFMSFQISHIEREFNTEADAQANLAVYLKNGETQVECDMK; this comes from the exons ATGGGAGATGAAAAGGATGCTTTTTATGTTGTTCGTAAGGGGGACGTCATTGGGGTTTATAAGAGCTTGAGCGATCTCCAAGCACTTCTCCGATCTTCT GTTGGTGAACCTGTCATAAGTGTTTTTAAAGGGTATCGCCTGGCTAAAGAATCCGAAGAGTATCTTGCCTCACATGGACTTAAAAATGCAATGTATTCTATTGATTCCAGCGACGTCCGAGATGATCTTTTTGGCATACTTGTCCCCTGTCCTTTTCGG CAACCAGGTTCTTCCAAAGATAAACCTATTGGGAAGAATTATCAGGAAAAGAGTATGCAG TTAGCCGTGGTTCCATCAGCTTCTTTTTCAGCTGCTGCTCAGCAAAAGCATGCCAAATTGGACAATTTCCTTGAAGATCCCCCAATATCTACTTATTGT TTCCCCGACATGCAGCTTACATGCATTCTTGAGTTTGATGGTGCTTCAAAGGGAAACCCTGGACTAGCTGGTGCAGGGGCTGTTCTGCGAGCAGCAGATGGAAGTATG GTTTTCCGGCTGCGTGAAGGTTTGGGTGTTGCAACTAATAATGTTGCTGAATACAGAGGTGTAATCTTAGGCCTGAAATATGCACTTGAGAAAGGTTTTAAACACATTCGAGTTCAAGGAGACTCAAAACTTGTCTGCATGCAG ACTCAGGGAATCTGGAAATGTAAGAACCAAAACATGGCAGAACTGTGCAAGATCGTCAAAGAGCTTAAAGATCAGTTTATGTCTTTCCAGATCAGCCATATAGAAAGA GAATTCAACACTGAAGCTGATGCCCAGGCAAATCTAGCGGTGTATCTTAAGA ATGGTGAAACTCAAGTGGAATGTGACATGAAGTAA